The Dyadobacter sandarakinus DNA window TGAGCTGGAATTTGAGATTGCTGGCGAAAGAAAGTTACTGACCAGCGGCATGACGGCTTATATTCCCTCAAATGCGCCGCACTCTGCTGTGGCACATACAACCTGCAAGGTGATTGATTGCTTTACGCCCGCACGGCAGGATTTTATCGAGCTGGAAAAGCAGCGTACTTAGCGTAATAAAGCAAAAAAGGCAGGTACGAACACGAAGTTCTTACCCGCCATTTGCTTGTTGTATGTATTGTGTAGCGTTTTATGTGTGTTACACAGGCCTTATTCAGGCTACTTGTGCTGTATATTGTGTTTCCGCGACCAGCGGAGTATGATTTGCAAGCTTGTTAAACTCCGAAATGGCAAGACTCAACTGTCGCTGCGAAATACCACTGTATTCCAGCAGTACCGTTTTAGCCTGCTGAGGGCTGATGCGCTTCATTTTCCAGTATTGCGGATGGTTGATGCCGATCGGCTCACGAAAATATTTTTCCTTCGGTTCGCGTATCAAAATTTCATATTCAGTACTAAGCTGTGGGTTGTCATGAAGGTGATAACCTTTGATAATTACCTTTACTTCTCTGCCGCTTTTTAACTGGAAAATCTTTTCGTGAATCATGATTATAATTTTAAGGATTTGGGATTTACAGGAGAATTATTTGTTTAATAACGTTTGCACTAAAATTTTCATACCAGAAAAGCCTCAGGCGCCCCTCAAAAATTGTAATTTTTACTTTGTACAAGAACAGTACAAACATGGTCAGCAATGATGAC harbors:
- a CDS encoding cupin domain-containing protein translates to MPFINFNAGKVIRIWDGIYGTLAHSDQQTFGHLTIDAGTILPEHSHFHEQWCHVLEGELEFEIAGERKLLTSGMTAYIPSNAPHSAVAHTTCKVIDCFTPARQDFIELEKQRT